Proteins encoded within one genomic window of Dermatophilus congolensis:
- the tuf gene encoding elongation factor Tu, with protein sequence MAKAKFERTKPHVNIGTIGHIDHGKTTLTAAISKVLHDAYPDLNEASPFDSIDKAPEEKQRGITISIAHIEYQTESRHYAHVDCPGHADYVKNMITGAAQMDGAILVVAATDGPMPQTKEHVLLARQVGVPYIVVALNKTDMVEDEEILELVEMEVRELLSSYEFPGDDVPVVQVSALKALEGDAKWSESILELMKAVDDYIPSPERAVDKPFLMPIEDVFTITGRGTVVTGRIERGVLKVNEEVEIVGIHEATTKTTVTGIEMFRKLLDEGQAGENVGLLLRGTKREDVERGQVVCKPGSITPHTEFDAQVYILSKDEGGRHTPFYDNYRPQFYFRTTDVTGVVHLPEGVEMVMPGDNTGMKVELIQPIAMEEGLKFAIREGGRTVGAGNVTTIIK encoded by the coding sequence GTGGCGAAGGCGAAGTTCGAGCGGACCAAGCCGCACGTCAACATCGGCACCATTGGTCACATTGACCACGGTAAGACGACGCTGACGGCTGCGATCTCGAAGGTTCTGCACGACGCGTACCCGGATCTGAACGAGGCTTCCCCGTTCGACTCCATCGACAAGGCGCCTGAAGAGAAGCAGCGCGGCATCACCATCTCGATCGCTCACATTGAGTACCAGACCGAGAGCCGTCACTACGCGCACGTCGACTGCCCCGGGCACGCTGACTACGTGAAGAACATGATCACCGGTGCGGCTCAGATGGACGGCGCCATTCTGGTTGTTGCTGCAACCGACGGCCCCATGCCGCAGACGAAGGAACACGTTCTCCTGGCCCGCCAGGTCGGCGTTCCCTACATCGTCGTGGCGCTCAACAAGACTGACATGGTCGAGGACGAGGAAATCCTCGAGCTCGTCGAAATGGAAGTTCGTGAGCTGCTTTCCAGCTACGAGTTCCCCGGCGACGACGTTCCGGTTGTCCAGGTCTCCGCACTGAAGGCACTCGAGGGCGACGCCAAGTGGAGCGAGTCCATTCTCGAGCTCATGAAGGCAGTCGACGACTACATTCCTTCCCCGGAGCGTGCAGTCGACAAGCCCTTCCTCATGCCTATCGAGGATGTTTTCACCATTACCGGGCGTGGCACGGTTGTTACCGGCCGTATCGAGCGCGGTGTGCTGAAGGTCAACGAAGAGGTTGAGATCGTGGGTATCCACGAGGCAACCACGAAGACCACGGTCACCGGTATCGAAATGTTCCGTAAGCTCCTCGACGAGGGCCAGGCCGGTGAGAACGTTGGTCTGCTTCTCCGCGGAACCAAGCGTGAAGACGTTGAGCGTGGCCAGGTTGTCTGCAAGCCGGGCTCCATCACTCCTCACACGGAGTTCGACGCTCAGGTCTACATCCTTTCCAAGGATGAAGGTGGCCGTCACACGCCCTTCTACGACAACTACCGTCCTCAGTTCTACTTCCGTACCACGGATGTGACCGGTGTTGTCCACCTTCCTGAGGGTGTTGAAATGGTTATGCCTGGTGACAACACCGGCATGAAGGTGGAGCTGATTCAGCCCATCGCCATGGAAGAAGGCCTCAAGTTCGCTATCCGTGAGGGTGGCCGTACGGTCGGCGCTGGTAACGTAACAACGATCATCAAGTGA
- the rplC gene encoding 50S ribosomal protein L3 — protein sequence MSNAAKSASRAVTGVLGEKLGMTQVWDEQNRLVPVTVIKAGPCVVTQIRDAATDGYEAVQIGFGEIDPRKVKKPLRGHFEKAGVAPRRHLVEIRTNNSSEYTLGQEITVSAFESGQKIDVTGKTKGKGFAGVMKRHGFAGVSASHGAHRNHRKPGSVGACATPGRIFKGQRMAGRMGGVRQTTQNLTIHAIDADKGFILVKGAVPGPRGGIVLVRTAAKGA from the coding sequence ATGAGTAATGCAGCAAAGAGCGCTTCGCGCGCTGTCACCGGTGTGCTCGGCGAGAAACTGGGGATGACGCAGGTCTGGGATGAGCAGAACCGCCTCGTGCCAGTGACGGTCATCAAGGCCGGGCCTTGTGTGGTGACTCAGATTCGGGATGCAGCCACCGACGGCTATGAGGCTGTGCAGATTGGGTTCGGTGAAATTGATCCTCGCAAGGTCAAGAAGCCTTTGCGTGGTCACTTTGAGAAGGCAGGCGTAGCGCCTCGCCGCCACCTAGTTGAAATTCGCACTAACAATTCTTCTGAATACACGCTTGGCCAGGAGATTACGGTCTCAGCTTTTGAAAGTGGCCAGAAAATCGACGTCACCGGAAAAACCAAAGGTAAAGGTTTTGCTGGTGTGATGAAGCGTCACGGCTTCGCTGGTGTCTCTGCTAGCCACGGTGCGCACCGAAACCACCGCAAGCCTGGTTCTGTTGGCGCCTGTGCCACTCCAGGACGCATTTTCAAAGGTCAGCGTATGGCCGGCCGTATGGGCGGCGTGCGCCAGACCACTCAGAACTTGACGATCCACGCTATCGATGCTGATAAGGGCTTCATCCTCGTCAAGGGTGCGGTTCCCGGTCCGCGCGGCGGTATCGTCCTCGTCCGCACTGCTGCTAAGGGAGCGTGA
- the fusA gene encoding elongation factor G, whose product MAQDVLTDLKKVRNIGIMAHIDAGKTTTTERILFYTGVNHKLGETHDGASTTDWMEQEKERGITITSAAVTCFWEGNQINIIDTPGHVDFTVEVERSLRVLDGAVAVFDGKEGVEPQSETVWRQADKYDVPRICFVNKMDKMGADFYFTVQTIKDRLGAEPLVLQLPIGAESDFLGVIDLLHSRALVWPGDAKGDVTLGAKYEIQEIPEDLKEKAEEYRSLLVERVAESDDELMEKYLGGEELTIDELKAGIRKLTVTSELYPVLCGSAFKNRGVQPMLDAVIDYLPTPMDVEAVKGHKVGHEDVEMERHPDKAEPFSALAFKVAAHPFFGTLTFVRVYSGRINAGSQVVNSTKGKKERVGKLFQMHANKENPVDEAVAGNIYAMVGLKETTTGDTLCDPDNQIVLESMTFPEPVISVAIEPKTKGDQEKLSTAIQKLAQEDPTFQVELDQESGQTVIKGMGELHLDILVDRMKREFKVEANIGKPQVAYRETIRRTVEKFDYTHKKQTGGSGQFGKVQITFEPLDTAEGEMYEFENAVTGGRIPREYIPSVDHGIQDALQHGVLAGYPIVGVKATLIDGAYHDVDSSEMAFKIAGSMATKEALRKADPALLEPMMAVEVRTPEEYMGDVIGDINSRRGHIQSMEDISGAKVVRGLVPLSEMFGYVGDLRSKTQGRANYSMQFDSYAEVPKNVADEIIKKMRGE is encoded by the coding sequence GTGGCACAGGATGTCCTCACAGACCTGAAGAAGGTCCGCAACATCGGCATCATGGCGCACATCGACGCCGGTAAGACGACGACGACGGAGCGCATCCTCTTCTATACAGGCGTCAACCACAAGTTGGGTGAAACCCACGATGGTGCTTCGACGACTGACTGGATGGAGCAGGAAAAAGAGCGGGGTATCACGATTACCTCGGCTGCTGTTACCTGTTTCTGGGAGGGTAACCAGATCAACATCATCGACACCCCCGGGCACGTCGACTTCACCGTTGAGGTGGAGCGTTCGCTCCGTGTCCTCGATGGTGCCGTCGCAGTGTTCGATGGCAAAGAAGGTGTCGAGCCTCAGTCTGAGACAGTGTGGCGTCAGGCTGATAAATATGACGTCCCCCGCATCTGCTTCGTCAACAAGATGGACAAGATGGGTGCGGACTTCTACTTCACGGTCCAGACGATTAAAGATCGTCTTGGTGCGGAGCCGCTCGTGCTGCAGCTCCCCATCGGTGCGGAATCTGACTTCCTTGGTGTGATTGACCTACTTCACAGCCGTGCACTTGTCTGGCCTGGTGACGCCAAGGGTGACGTGACTCTTGGGGCTAAGTACGAAATCCAGGAGATCCCTGAGGACCTTAAAGAAAAGGCTGAGGAATACCGCAGCCTTCTTGTTGAGCGCGTTGCTGAGAGCGATGACGAGCTCATGGAGAAGTACCTAGGTGGCGAAGAGCTTACGATCGACGAGCTCAAGGCTGGCATTCGCAAGCTTACGGTGACCTCTGAGCTGTACCCGGTTCTCTGTGGTTCTGCCTTCAAGAACCGTGGTGTGCAGCCGATGTTGGATGCTGTCATCGACTACCTGCCAACACCAATGGATGTTGAGGCAGTCAAGGGACATAAAGTCGGGCACGAAGACGTTGAAATGGAGCGTCACCCCGACAAAGCCGAGCCATTCTCCGCTCTCGCCTTCAAGGTTGCGGCACACCCATTCTTTGGTACCCTCACGTTCGTTCGTGTGTACTCTGGGCGCATTAACGCAGGTAGCCAGGTCGTTAACTCGACTAAAGGCAAGAAAGAGCGTGTCGGCAAGCTTTTCCAGATGCATGCCAACAAGGAAAACCCTGTTGATGAGGCAGTGGCTGGAAACATCTACGCCATGGTCGGCCTGAAGGAAACGACAACAGGTGACACGTTGTGTGACCCAGACAATCAGATTGTTCTGGAGTCGATGACTTTCCCGGAGCCTGTTATCTCGGTTGCTATTGAGCCTAAGACCAAAGGTGACCAGGAGAAGCTCTCGACCGCTATTCAAAAGTTGGCGCAAGAGGACCCCACCTTCCAGGTCGAGCTTGATCAGGAATCTGGTCAGACTGTTATCAAGGGTATGGGTGAGCTTCACCTTGACATCCTTGTTGACCGCATGAAGCGTGAGTTCAAGGTTGAGGCCAACATCGGTAAGCCGCAGGTCGCTTACCGTGAGACCATCCGTCGCACGGTTGAGAAGTTCGACTACACCCACAAGAAGCAGACTGGTGGCTCCGGTCAGTTCGGTAAGGTGCAAATCACCTTTGAACCTTTGGACACTGCCGAGGGTGAAATGTACGAATTCGAGAATGCGGTTACAGGTGGCCGTATTCCGCGTGAGTACATTCCAAGCGTTGACCATGGTATTCAGGACGCGCTTCAGCACGGTGTGTTGGCTGGGTATCCCATCGTGGGTGTGAAAGCAACCTTGATCGATGGTGCATACCACGATGTTGACTCGTCCGAAATGGCCTTCAAGATCGCTGGCTCGATGGCAACGAAGGAAGCTCTTCGTAAGGCAGACCCTGCCCTGCTTGAGCCAATGATGGCTGTTGAGGTTCGTACGCCCGAAGAGTATATGGGTGATGTTATCGGTGACATCAACTCTCGCCGTGGCCACATCCAGTCCATGGAAGACATCAGTGGCGCTAAGGTCGTTCGTGGCCTTGTGCCGCTGTCCGAGATGTTCGGGTACGTTGGTGACCTGCGTTCTAAGACGCAGGGCCGCGCTAACTACTCGATGCAGTTCGACTCGTACGCTGAAGTTCCCAAGAACGTCGCGGACGAGATCATCAAGAAGATGCGAGGCGAGTGA
- a CDS encoding DNA-directed RNA polymerase subunit beta' — translation MLDVNYFDELRIGLASADDIRTWSHGEVKKPETINYRTLKPEKDGLFCERIFGPTRDWECYCGKYKRVRFKGIICERCGVEVTRSSVRRERMGHIELAAPVTHIWYFKGVPSRLGYLLDLAPKDLEKVIYFAAYMITSVDEEARHRDLPSLEAQIEVEKKSLENARDAKIEERAKKLEADIAELEAEGAKGDVRRKVRDSAEREMNSIRKKADKEAERLDQVWTRFKNLKVQDLEGDEMLYREMRDRFGMYFEGSMGAAALQKRLETFDLEAEAEQLREIIQTGKGQKKTRAIKRLRVVTAFQTTDNNPNGMVLDCIPVIPPDLRPMVQLDGGRFATSDLNDLYRRVINRNNRLKRLLDLGAPEIIVNNEKRMLQEAVDALFDNGRRGRPVTGPGNRPLKSLSDMLKGKQGRFRQNLLGKRVDYSGRSVIVVGPTLKLHQCGLPKQMALELFKPFVMKRLVDLDHAQNIKSAKRMVERSRPQVWDVLEEVITEHPVLLNRAPTLHRLGIQAFEPQLVEGKAIKLHPLVCGAFNADFDGDQMAVHVPLSPEAQAEARILMLSSNNILKPSDGRPVTMPSQDMIIGLFHLTSIREDGPGAGRAFRSAEEAQMAFDAGEIHLGSSVKIRIDDFVPGLGEAAPEGLVPNANGRFDGVVIETTLGRYIFNTALPVDYPWVEEPVDKKKLGAIVNDLAERYSKVQVAASLDALKELGYYWGTRSGATVAVADVVMPPNKDEILSQYESKAEKVQTQFERGLLTDEERRQELIEIWTEGTNKVASAMQENFPKLNPIYRMVSSGARGNWFQLRQIAGMRGLMANPKGEIIPRPIMSNFREGLSVLEFFISTHGARKGLADTALRTADSGYLTRRLVDVSQDVIIREHDCGTMRGLTLPIAVRNSEGELVLDENVESAVYARTLAEDVVKDGEVLASAGADVGDVLIARLVAAGVEQVKVRSVLTCDSHVGTCALCYGRSLATGKLVEIGEAVGIIAAQSIGEPGTQLTMRTFHTGGAAGDDITQGLPRVVELFEARTPKGVAPIIETAGRVEIEETDKSRRILITPDDGSEEQAYPVSKRARLLVNNGDHAEIGARVVAGPVDPKQVLRILGPRAVQIHLVEEVQGVYRQQGVSIHDKHIEVIVRQMLRRVTIIEAGDADLLPGSMAERGHFELENRRVVAEGGKPASGRPELMGITKASLATDSWLSAASFQETTRVLTDAAINAKSDPLLGLKENVILGKLIPAGTGLTQYRNTRVEPTEEAKATMYSLPDYQQFDYPVFGPGSGEAVRLDDASLGFSD, via the coding sequence GTGCTCGACGTCAACTACTTTGACGAGCTGCGTATCGGCCTGGCCAGCGCGGATGACATCCGTACTTGGAGCCATGGCGAGGTGAAAAAGCCCGAGACGATTAACTACCGCACGCTTAAGCCAGAAAAGGACGGTCTTTTCTGCGAGCGTATTTTTGGTCCGACTCGTGACTGGGAATGCTACTGCGGTAAGTACAAGCGGGTGCGCTTTAAAGGCATCATCTGCGAACGCTGTGGCGTCGAGGTGACCCGCTCTAGTGTGCGCCGTGAGCGGATGGGGCACATTGAGCTAGCTGCTCCTGTGACACATATTTGGTACTTCAAGGGTGTTCCAAGCCGCTTGGGCTACCTGCTTGATTTGGCCCCGAAAGACCTTGAAAAGGTCATCTACTTCGCGGCTTACATGATCACCAGCGTTGACGAGGAAGCGCGTCACCGTGATCTTCCTTCTCTTGAAGCTCAAATCGAGGTTGAGAAAAAGAGCCTTGAGAACGCGCGTGACGCCAAGATTGAAGAGCGAGCAAAAAAGCTCGAGGCAGATATTGCAGAGCTTGAAGCAGAAGGCGCTAAAGGCGACGTTCGCCGCAAAGTGCGTGATTCCGCAGAACGTGAGATGAACTCCATCCGCAAGAAAGCGGATAAAGAGGCAGAACGCCTTGACCAGGTATGGACCCGGTTCAAGAACCTCAAGGTGCAAGACCTTGAAGGTGACGAAATGCTCTACCGCGAAATGCGTGACCGCTTCGGCATGTATTTCGAGGGATCCATGGGTGCAGCTGCCCTGCAGAAGCGCCTGGAGACTTTTGATCTTGAGGCTGAGGCTGAGCAGCTACGTGAGATCATCCAGACCGGAAAAGGTCAGAAAAAGACGCGTGCCATTAAGCGTCTTCGTGTTGTCACGGCTTTCCAAACCACGGACAACAATCCCAATGGCATGGTTTTGGACTGCATTCCGGTTATTCCGCCGGATTTGCGTCCGATGGTGCAGTTGGATGGTGGCCGCTTTGCGACCTCTGACCTGAATGACCTGTACCGACGGGTTATTAACCGCAACAACCGTCTCAAGCGTCTCCTTGATCTCGGTGCTCCCGAGATTATCGTGAATAACGAGAAGCGGATGCTGCAGGAGGCTGTTGACGCACTCTTCGATAACGGTCGTCGTGGCCGCCCTGTTACCGGGCCAGGTAACCGTCCTCTTAAGTCCCTTTCGGACATGTTGAAGGGGAAGCAGGGACGTTTCCGTCAGAACTTGCTGGGTAAGCGTGTTGACTACTCTGGTCGTTCTGTCATCGTGGTCGGTCCGACTTTGAAACTGCACCAGTGTGGTCTGCCCAAGCAGATGGCATTGGAGCTCTTCAAGCCCTTCGTGATGAAGCGCTTGGTCGATCTGGACCACGCACAGAACATTAAGAGCGCCAAGCGCATGGTGGAGCGGTCACGTCCGCAGGTGTGGGATGTTCTCGAAGAGGTCATTACTGAGCACCCTGTCTTGTTGAACCGTGCACCTACGCTGCACCGACTTGGTATTCAGGCTTTTGAGCCCCAGCTGGTCGAAGGTAAAGCTATTAAGCTTCACCCGCTTGTGTGTGGCGCCTTCAACGCGGACTTCGACGGCGACCAGATGGCAGTCCACGTGCCGCTTTCGCCAGAGGCTCAGGCTGAGGCTCGAATTCTCATGCTCAGCAGCAATAACATCCTTAAACCATCGGATGGTCGACCGGTGACCATGCCTTCTCAGGACATGATTATCGGCCTATTCCACCTCACCAGTATTCGTGAGGATGGGCCTGGTGCTGGCAGGGCATTCCGCTCCGCAGAGGAAGCGCAGATGGCTTTCGATGCTGGCGAAATCCATCTCGGATCGTCCGTAAAGATCAGGATCGATGATTTCGTCCCGGGGCTAGGAGAAGCGGCACCGGAAGGGTTGGTCCCCAATGCCAATGGCCGTTTCGATGGTGTTGTCATTGAAACGACTCTGGGGCGCTACATTTTCAACACAGCATTGCCTGTGGATTACCCATGGGTTGAAGAACCAGTTGACAAGAAAAAGCTTGGCGCCATTGTCAACGACCTCGCAGAGCGGTACAGCAAGGTTCAGGTTGCGGCCAGCCTCGATGCGCTGAAGGAGCTCGGCTACTACTGGGGTACTCGCTCAGGTGCGACTGTCGCCGTGGCTGACGTGGTTATGCCTCCGAACAAGGATGAGATCCTTAGCCAGTACGAGTCCAAAGCAGAGAAAGTTCAGACGCAGTTCGAGCGCGGTCTTTTGACTGACGAGGAACGCCGTCAAGAGCTGATTGAAATTTGGACTGAGGGAACTAACAAGGTTGCTTCTGCTATGCAGGAGAACTTCCCCAAGCTAAACCCGATCTATCGGATGGTTTCTTCGGGGGCACGTGGTAACTGGTTCCAGCTCCGTCAGATCGCTGGAATGCGTGGATTGATGGCAAACCCGAAGGGTGAAATCATTCCGCGTCCGATTATGTCGAACTTCCGTGAGGGCCTTTCGGTTCTCGAGTTCTTCATTTCTACTCACGGTGCTCGTAAGGGTCTTGCAGACACCGCTCTTCGTACAGCGGACTCTGGATACCTCACGCGTCGTCTCGTTGATGTGTCTCAGGATGTCATCATCCGTGAGCACGATTGCGGAACGATGCGTGGCCTCACCTTGCCTATCGCCGTGAGGAACAGTGAAGGCGAGCTTGTACTCGATGAGAATGTTGAGTCTGCTGTTTATGCAAGGACTCTCGCCGAAGACGTAGTGAAAGATGGCGAGGTCCTCGCCTCTGCTGGAGCCGACGTTGGCGATGTGCTAATCGCGAGGTTGGTTGCGGCAGGAGTTGAGCAGGTCAAGGTTCGATCGGTTCTTACGTGTGATAGCCATGTCGGCACCTGTGCCTTGTGCTACGGCCGTTCTTTGGCCACCGGAAAGCTCGTTGAGATTGGTGAAGCAGTAGGTATCATCGCTGCGCAATCGATTGGCGAGCCTGGTACTCAGCTCACCATGCGTACCTTCCACACTGGTGGTGCTGCAGGTGATGACATCACCCAGGGTCTTCCGCGTGTTGTCGAGCTATTCGAAGCACGTACACCCAAGGGCGTCGCTCCGATCATTGAGACTGCCGGCCGTGTGGAAATTGAAGAAACGGATAAGTCTCGCCGCATCCTGATTACACCAGATGATGGTTCTGAGGAACAGGCTTACCCCGTCTCGAAGCGAGCCCGTTTGTTGGTTAACAACGGTGATCACGCCGAGATTGGTGCACGAGTCGTCGCAGGACCAGTGGATCCCAAGCAGGTATTGCGTATTTTGGGTCCGCGTGCGGTTCAGATCCACCTTGTGGAAGAAGTGCAGGGCGTCTATCGCCAGCAGGGTGTATCCATCCACGACAAGCACATCGAGGTCATTGTTCGCCAGATGCTTCGCCGAGTGACAATTATCGAGGCTGGAGATGCAGATCTCTTGCCAGGTTCGATGGCTGAGCGTGGTCACTTCGAGTTGGAAAACCGACGGGTTGTTGCCGAGGGTGGCAAGCCTGCTTCGGGTCGACCTGAGCTGATGGGTATTACGAAAGCTTCGCTTGCTACTGACTCGTGGCTTTCGGCAGCCTCTTTCCAGGAGACCACTCGAGTGCTTACCGATGCGGCGATTAACGCTAAGTCTGACCCGCTCCTTGGTCTTAAGGAGAATGTCATTCTCGGTAAGCTCATTCCTGCAGGTACCGGGCTTACTCAGTACCGGAACACGCGAGTTGAGCCTACCGAGGAAGCGAAAGCAACGATGTATTCGTTGCCGGATTATCAGCAGTTCGACTATCCAGTCTTCGGTCCAGGATCGGGTGAAGCTGTTCGGTTGGACGATGCATCGCTTGGATTTAGTGACTGA
- the rplD gene encoding 50S ribosomal protein L4, whose translation MTKIDIIGFDGGNTGRSVDLPAEIFEAETNVPLIHQVVVAQLAAARQGTHATKTRGMVRGGGKKPYRQKGTGRARQGSTRAPQFAGGGTVHGPQPRDYSQRTPKKMKAAALRSALSDRARHGRIHAVEGVVSDSASTKAARTLLDSLTDRKNLLVVLARGDEQGALSVRNLPTVHALHVDQLNTYDVMCADDVVFTENALASLIDSRSAANSQEEAK comes from the coding sequence GTGACGAAGATTGACATTATCGGCTTCGACGGTGGTAACACCGGTCGCTCAGTCGACCTGCCCGCCGAAATCTTTGAAGCGGAAACTAATGTTCCCCTGATCCATCAGGTAGTTGTTGCACAGCTTGCTGCTGCGCGACAGGGAACGCACGCCACGAAGACCCGCGGCATGGTCCGTGGTGGCGGTAAGAAGCCATACCGCCAGAAAGGAACGGGGCGGGCTCGGCAGGGTTCGACCCGTGCCCCTCAGTTCGCTGGCGGTGGAACTGTTCACGGGCCTCAGCCTCGTGATTACAGTCAGCGCACCCCGAAGAAAATGAAAGCTGCTGCATTGCGCAGCGCTTTGTCTGACCGAGCTCGTCATGGACGCATTCACGCAGTTGAAGGTGTTGTCTCTGACTCTGCTTCTACGAAGGCAGCCCGTACGTTGCTCGATAGCCTTACTGACCGCAAGAACCTTCTTGTGGTTCTAGCGCGAGGGGACGAGCAGGGTGCGCTTTCTGTCCGTAACTTGCCGACAGTTCACGCGCTGCACGTTGACCAGCTGAACACCTACGACGTGATGTGCGCAGACGACGTCGTGTTCACCGAGAACGCGCTTGCGTCGCTCATCGACTCGCGTAGCGCGGCGAACTCCCAGGAGGAAGCCAAGTGA
- the rpsJ gene encoding 30S ribosomal protein S10, giving the protein MAGQKIRIRLKSYDHEVIDSSARKIVDTVTRAGATVVGPVPLPTEKNVFCVIRSPHKYKDSREHFEMRTHKRLIDIVDPTPKAVDSLMRLDLPADVNIEIKL; this is encoded by the coding sequence ATGGCGGGACAAAAAATCCGCATCCGGCTGAAGTCGTATGACCATGAAGTCATCGATTCTTCGGCACGGAAGATTGTCGACACGGTGACGCGTGCCGGTGCGACTGTTGTCGGCCCGGTGCCGCTCCCGACGGAGAAGAACGTGTTCTGCGTCATCCGGTCGCCCCACAAGTACAAAGACAGCCGCGAGCACTTTGAGATGCGCACCCACAAGCGCCTCATTGACATCGTGGACCCGACGCCTAAGGCCGTTGACTCGCTTATGCGACTTGACCTGCCTGCGGACGTCAACATCGAGATTAAGCTGTAA
- the rpsL gene encoding 30S ribosomal protein S12, translating to MPTINQLVRKGRQDKASKVKSPALKGNPQRRGVCSRVYTTTPKKPNSALRKVARVKLTSGVEVTAYIPGVGHNLQEHSIVLVRGGRVKDLPGVRYKIIRGSLDTQGVKNRSQARSRYGAKREKK from the coding sequence GTGCCCACCATTAACCAGCTCGTCCGCAAGGGCCGGCAGGATAAGGCCTCGAAGGTCAAGTCCCCGGCACTGAAGGGCAACCCGCAGCGGCGCGGCGTTTGCAGTCGCGTCTACACCACGACACCCAAGAAGCCGAACTCGGCTCTCCGTAAGGTTGCTCGTGTGAAGCTCACTTCGGGTGTTGAGGTAACCGCTTACATCCCTGGCGTTGGCCACAACTTGCAGGAGCACTCGATCGTGCTCGTGCGTGGTGGACGTGTCAAGGACCTTCCTGGCGTTCGTTACAAGATCATTCGTGGCTCGCTTGACACCCAGGGTGTAAAGAACCGGAGCCAGGCTCGCAGCCGTTACGGTGCAAAGAGGGAGAAGAAGTAA
- the rpsG gene encoding 30S ribosomal protein S7: MPRKGPAPKRPIMSDPVYGSPLVTQLVNKILLDGKKSTAERIVYGALEGCREKTGTDPVAILKRALDNIKPTLEVRSRRVGGATYQVPVEVRAGRSTTLGLRWLVGYSRQRREKTMTERLMNEILDASNGLGAAVKRREDTHKMAESNRAFAHYRW, translated from the coding sequence ATGCCTCGTAAAGGTCCTGCTCCCAAGCGCCCTATTATGTCCGACCCTGTTTACGGGTCTCCGCTGGTCACCCAGCTCGTCAACAAGATCCTGTTGGACGGTAAAAAGTCCACCGCAGAACGCATTGTTTACGGTGCGCTCGAAGGATGCCGTGAAAAAACGGGAACTGACCCAGTTGCCATCCTCAAGCGTGCTCTCGACAACATCAAGCCGACTCTTGAAGTGCGTAGCCGCCGTGTCGGTGGTGCGACCTATCAGGTTCCTGTTGAGGTCCGTGCTGGACGTTCAACCACGCTCGGTTTGCGCTGGTTGGTGGGTTACTCACGTCAGCGTCGCGAGAAGACGATGACCGAGCGACTTATGAATGAAATCCTTGACGCAAGTAACGGCCTTGGTGCTGCTGTGAAGCGTCGTGAGGACACCCACAAGATGGCGGAGTCCAACCGGGCCTTCGCTCACTACCGCTGGTAA